The genomic stretch ACCAAGCGCTGCGCTGCAAGTCTGTCTTTTTCCAAATTCATGACTACGCACTCCTTTTTCACGGAGAAACCTCGCTCCAACGTGGCATTGCCAACCGATAGAATCAGAATCTTCTTAATAAACACAGTAAAGTTAGAAAGTTTTTTGCCTGAAgcagctatcagatctctacaaaaagtatcaaggtaggaagtcagcaatgtcttcgtcgaatgcatactcaaTAGTTGTGAGTATTCATGGCGACATTTATAGGCGAcatttgctctaggcaaaattctagccatttgaatgctacttccggggagcttaccttggtcaagttagcttccaagagaaagatgaatagaaacaaaaactgttttatgcaCTGTAAGATATATCAGCTATCTTTTCCGGGTCACAGGACTAGTCTTTttttggttaagtattcgaggaaacttacttaagaaattttggtcttgtgatcgccatgagatggctgacaaaaaatgggtttgtatggcacaatcccactggcacaatctcaccccggcttgcaATGTTAAGTGAAATTCctggttttttcccggttccaaacgattccaggttttttcccggttctcccggttttcccggttgggtggccaccgTGGAGATGGTTGaactgatttccacaaaattagtgtcaaatgaaaggtttagctgcctcataacaccctattgaattttgctttaatcggactgtaacttcgtctgtaatgtatcgaattgtgaaaatcacgaaactttattatcttagaaactacacaaccgatttgaacaatattgatattagatgaacgggctagttaagggttaactgatgaattatgattgaacacgtggtttcaaagtttgactgccctatacgtttccttttcatttgattgtaatcaaacttaggcaaccgttatgtattaaattgttagaacaacgaaagtctattatctcaagtattacacgacttatttgaacatacaaacgagtcatctctcaaacttacaaataacaaacttcataacaatttgatatgctgttcaaaagtttgaaGTGAATATACCTCTATTGTAtgtaagcgttcatgtaaatctacttttacaaataataagtttgaatgagaaaggctgagtctgaccgctaggtggattgattttttcaatgaaaattctCTATTGTTTGCAGGGCCTTAAAATAAGAAAACAGCGGAGTACTGGTGATTTGGAAAAACGTGGAGCAGGATCAGGGAGTATTCGATCAACTGCTTCCATCGCATCATGGCTGAGTACGGAGTCCTCGCAGTCAGGAATGACCAACAAGTATGTTATCTGAAAACATTTTGATTATTGTTTacaatttctttttttctgtcAGTAGATCAATGCATACAGATTCCAATGCTAGTTTTATCGTAGAAGACGAACAACTTGATGGGAGTGTGACTGAAACTTATATGGGTGAATGGAAGAATGATAAGAGATGTGGTTACGGTATTTCTGAAAGAAGCGATGGGTTGAAGTATGTTATTAATTATTCCACTGTATAATCAGTTATTCTATGACTTTCTCTTAGGTACGAAGGTGAATGGTTTTCTAATAAAAAATATGGGTATGGTGTTACCACATTCAAAGATGGAACAAAGGAAGagggaaaatacaaaaataatgtaCTTATAACTAGTCAAAAGAAGCGGCATCTGTTTCTTATTCGATCTGCCAAGTTTAGAGAAAGAATTGATGCTGCGATAGATTCAGCTCAACGTGCTTCGAAGTATGCTTTGCAAAAAGCTGATATAGCTATTTCTAGAACAGCAACAGCTCGTGGCAAAGCTGAACTGGCTGATGTTGCTGCAGATCAAGCTCGTGAAGATTCGGATATTTCCATACAAATGGCAAAAGAATTCGCTCCAGACTTCAAGCCGCAATTGCTGGATCGTTTTGAACGGTTAAAACGAGATCGTTGTAGGCTGGATTATACCATAAAGGCAACACCGATAGAACCATCAAAACCTAAAACCGGAGAAAATATATCGAAACAACATCAATTCAACCAGGTGCCTACAGGGTCATCACTGCAACCACAAATACAGCAATCAAATTTTAATCACGATATTAGCAGTGATTTTTATGACAACGGGTACCCTAGTTCACAACAGCCAATATCGAGTTTAAATGCGCCAATCAAACCAAGTACTAGGAAGTCATCCCAAACGCTTGAACGAAACAATCAACAGAGCAGTGCAAATATATCAAATATTGCGAATAATGTACAAAGCACTCTCATGACACCCAGTAAGTTAGTAATGCAAGCCGAAATATTGAGTAATCAACAGAGACAACTTGATTCGAATTATTCTGATAGGCAGAATTTTCAACAGTTAGAATTAGAAAGATATCAACACGAAAACATCACGCGAAATTCCATTCAGACTTCTAGTTTAGCAAAGCCGGCGGTCACGCTAAGTCAGAGTAATCAAACCTCTAttgattattttgatcattACAAACGACCTCCTAGCAGAGACGGTTCGGTAGATCGATATTCAAGAGCCGCAAGTAGGTTAGGTGGGACTCAATCGAGACAATCTTCAGT from Wyeomyia smithii strain HCP4-BCI-WySm-NY-G18 chromosome 3, ASM2978416v1, whole genome shotgun sequence encodes the following:
- the LOC129732840 gene encoding junctophilin-1-like isoform X1, which translates into the protein MASSVSQQGVANSAGLNGNQKICGGRYDFEDGGTFCGGWEDNKAHGHGVCTGPKNQGAYFGAWHYGFEVSGVYIWPSGSSYEGHWQNGKRHGLGVETRGRWIYRGEWTQGFKGRYGVRQSISSTARYEGTWANGLQDGYGSETYADGGSYQGQWLRGMRHGYGVRTSAPFGMAARFRTKNIRVSMTSIRSNDGNSNQIVSSDAAEKRNHRIDDARGGFVLKARSDEPPARRNSLVEKTKKGLLSGLKIRKQRSTGDLEKRGAGSGSIRSTASIASWLSTESSQSGMTNNRSMHTDSNASFIVEDEQLDGSVTETYMGEWKNDKRCGYGISERSDGLKYEGEWFSNKKYGYGVTTFKDGTKEEGKYKNNVLITSQKKRHLFLIRSAKFRERIDAAIDSAQRASKYALQKADIAISRTATARGKAELADVAADQAREDSDISIQMAKEFAPDFKPQLLDRFERLKRDRCRLDYTIKATPIEPSKPKTGENISKQHQFNQVPTGSSLQPQIQQSNFNHDISSDFYDNGYPSSQQPISSLNAPIKPSTRKSSQTLERNNQQSSANISNIANNVQSTLMTPSKLVMQAEILSNQQRQLDSNYSDRQNFQQLELERYQHENITRNSIQTSSLAKPAVTLSQSNQTSIDYFDHYKRPPSRDGSVDRYSRAASRLGGTQSRQSSVDRTGQYYANQANANDTVPDRSIRAGSQIRGVTLTQNVSQNNSSMHTGNGVGLISQTRAASPFHQPSSDSNRNQPFEEVLLRQRTLGQDIIPSLSQPKRTESLYLSKSGGLQNESVGAVGVSIAMSKGGRGALGAGSGNGMLRAPKIFVVKFHDSDHSVPHGWCRCCSV
- the LOC129732840 gene encoding junctophilin-1-like isoform X2, encoding MASSVSQQGVANSAGLNGNQKICGGRYDFEDGGTFCGGWEDNKAHGHGVCTGPKNQGAYFGAWHYGFEVSGVYIWPSGSSYEGHWQNGKRHGLGVETRGRWIYRGEWTQGFKGRYGVRQSISSTARYEGTWANGLQDGYGSETYADGGSYQGQWLRGMRHGYGVRTSAPFGMAARFRTKNIRVSMTSIRSNDGNSNQIVSSDAAEKRNHRIDDARGGFVLKARSDEPPARRNSLVEKTKKGLLSGLKIRKQRSTGDLEKRGAGSGSIRSTASIASWLSTESSQSGMTNKSMHTDSNASFIVEDEQLDGSVTETYMGEWKNDKRCGYGISERSDGLKYEGEWFSNKKYGYGVTTFKDGTKEEGKYKNNVLITSQKKRHLFLIRSAKFRERIDAAIDSAQRASKYALQKADIAISRTATARGKAELADVAADQAREDSDISIQMAKEFAPDFKPQLLDRFERLKRDRCRLDYTIKATPIEPSKPKTGENISKQHQFNQVPTGSSLQPQIQQSNFNHDISSDFYDNGYPSSQQPISSLNAPIKPSTRKSSQTLERNNQQSSANISNIANNVQSTLMTPSKLVMQAEILSNQQRQLDSNYSDRQNFQQLELERYQHENITRNSIQTSSLAKPAVTLSQSNQTSIDYFDHYKRPPSRDGSVDRYSRAASRLGGTQSRQSSVDRTGQYYANQANANDTVPDRSIRAGSQIRGVTLTQNVSQNNSSMHTGNGVGLISQTRAASPFHQPSSDSNRNQPFEEVLLRQRTLGQDIIPSLSQPKRTESLYLSKSGGLQNESVGAVGVSIAMSKGGRGALGAGSGNGMLRAPKIFVVKFHDSDHSVPHGWCRCCSV